One Edaphobacter flagellatus genomic region harbors:
- a CDS encoding RNA polymerase sigma factor — protein sequence MSIDAIASNIIPDVQAAPAPAATPFDDIDQVVSTHQKRIFRFLFSSLRDADIAHTLTQETFLRAWTTRFAFRGECSVSTWLTRIALNLLRDHTRTGRFRFWRRVSATAVEASEIAPFLPNLDSPPDSRLIASEQISLIWDSVDNLSARQRSVFLLRFVEEMELPEIAAATGLPLSTVKSHLYRALATIRARHAASSSESI from the coding sequence ATGTCCATCGACGCCATCGCCTCGAACATCATCCCTGACGTGCAAGCAGCTCCGGCACCCGCTGCGACTCCCTTCGACGATATCGACCAGGTCGTCTCCACTCACCAGAAACGCATCTTCCGCTTCCTCTTCTCCTCGCTCCGCGATGCTGACATCGCCCACACCCTCACCCAGGAGACCTTCCTCCGCGCCTGGACCACACGCTTCGCCTTCCGCGGCGAATGTTCCGTCTCCACCTGGCTCACCCGCATCGCCCTCAACCTCCTCCGCGACCACACTCGTACGGGACGCTTCCGCTTCTGGCGACGCGTCTCCGCCACCGCCGTCGAGGCCTCCGAGATCGCTCCATTTCTGCCCAATCTCGACTCACCACCCGACTCGCGCCTCATCGCCAGCGAGCAGATCTCCCTCATCTGGGACTCCGTCGACAATCTCTCCGCCCGTCAACGCTCCGTCTTCCTCCTCCGCTTCGTCGAGGAGATGGAGCTGCCTGAGATCGCCGCCGCGACCGGTCTTCCTCTCAGCACCGTAAAAAGCCATCTTTATCGCGCGCTCGCCACCATTCGCGCGCGTCACGCTGCCTCTTCCTCGGAGTCCATATGA